The Flavobacteriales bacterium genome has a window encoding:
- a CDS encoding glycosyltransferase family 39 protein, which translates to MKQSWPYLLIVIALFLGINAPALFSEGMFMDGLFYSTISRNLAFGEGTFWDLFYTETYNQHFHGHPPLAMGMQALFYSIFGDHIHVEHLYSLTLFIASSYLLVKIWLKLVDRPHRKFFWIPLLLHSIIGVVGWAVANNMLENTMTLFVLLSFYSALLAVNQKGTMSQLGLSLLAGGFIFMAFLTKGLVGLFPLSSIFFISLFDHKVSIKSGILLSFIMLIGLLLPFSFLYLFVPEAIDSLNNYFQAQVVHSLNKVEISNRYFILGSLFQQLIPLLGLVLLTFFLNRKQWIKLDTNRLQKVFFLVAIGLSGVLPIIISLKQRDFYIVSTYPFFALALGLLLVPFWKKGVEQLELNTKRYKGVKLISLFLLFVSLIITAFQFNRVGRDQEMIEDIQKISEVIPPKSIITIPPSLSQDWSLRGYFARYHSVSLTFDETVGENYYLSKQKEEVENFELLDEVKLNRYYLYQKK; encoded by the coding sequence ATGAAACAAAGTTGGCCTTATCTGCTTATTGTTATTGCATTATTCTTAGGAATAAATGCCCCAGCTCTTTTCTCTGAGGGGATGTTTATGGATGGACTTTTCTATTCCACAATTAGTCGAAATTTGGCTTTTGGAGAGGGTACTTTCTGGGATTTATTTTATACAGAAACATACAACCAGCATTTTCATGGGCATCCACCTTTGGCAATGGGAATGCAAGCATTGTTTTATAGCATTTTTGGAGATCATATTCATGTTGAACACCTCTATTCATTAACGTTATTTATAGCTTCTAGTTACCTGTTAGTGAAGATATGGCTAAAGTTAGTCGACAGACCGCATCGAAAATTCTTCTGGATCCCTCTGTTATTGCACTCAATCATTGGTGTAGTTGGTTGGGCTGTTGCTAATAATATGTTGGAAAATACAATGACGCTTTTTGTATTATTATCTTTTTATAGTGCTTTATTAGCAGTAAATCAAAAAGGAACAATGAGCCAACTAGGCTTAAGTTTACTTGCAGGAGGTTTTATTTTTATGGCTTTTTTAACCAAGGGATTAGTTGGACTTTTTCCATTGTCAAGTATTTTCTTTATTAGTCTTTTTGATCATAAAGTTTCAATAAAATCAGGAATCTTGTTGTCTTTTATCATGCTCATAGGGTTATTGTTGCCGTTTAGTTTTTTATACCTTTTTGTCCCCGAAGCTATAGACAGTCTCAATAATTATTTTCAAGCCCAGGTCGTACACAGTTTAAATAAAGTAGAAATTTCGAATCGTTACTTTATCCTTGGTAGTCTTTTTCAGCAATTAATACCTTTATTGGGGCTAGTTTTGCTAACTTTTTTCTTGAACAGAAAGCAATGGATTAAACTAGACACCAATAGATTACAGAAAGTGTTTTTTCTAGTTGCTATAGGATTAAGTGGAGTTTTACCGATTATTATAAGTTTAAAACAGCGAGATTTTTATATTGTGTCGACTTATCCTTTTTTCGCGTTGGCATTAGGGTTATTACTCGTTCCGTTTTGGAAAAAAGGAGTTGAGCAATTAGAATTAAATACTAAACGATATAAAGGAGTAAAATTGATCAGCTTGTTTTTGTTGTTTGTAAGTTTAATCATTACAGCATTTCAATTCAATAGAGTAGGGAGAGACCAAGAAATGATTGAAGATATCCAAAAAATAAGTGAAGTAATACCACCCAAGAGCATCATTACAATTCCTCCATCTCTTTCTCAAGATTGGTCCTTGAGGGGGTATTTTGCAAGATACCATTCAGTTAGTTTAACATTTGATGAAACAGTAGGCGAAAATTACTATTTATCAAAGCAAAAAGAGGAAGTAGAAAACTTTGAATTGCTTGATGAAGTGAAGTTAAATCGCTATTATTTATACCAGAAAAAATAA
- a CDS encoding WbqC family protein, which translates to MSITLSSVYLGNIDYYTIINQNPEIIIDVKEHFQKQSYRNRSVIHGANGALNLIIPLAKRGIRTKMEAVKIDNSQRWQNLHWRSIQSAYRSSPYFEYYEDEILPFYEEKYEVLVEFNEAIQNKIVELLDLDSQFLKTESYQKIATNDFRDLIHPKKEATSNYQEEEYTQVFSDRNGFIPNLSILDLLFNEGPNAINFLG; encoded by the coding sequence ATGAGTATTACACTAAGTTCAGTTTATTTGGGAAATATAGATTACTATACCATCATTAATCAAAACCCAGAGATCATTATAGATGTTAAAGAGCATTTTCAAAAGCAATCTTATCGAAATCGAAGTGTAATACATGGGGCAAATGGAGCTTTAAACTTAATTATTCCTTTAGCTAAAAGAGGAATTAGAACGAAAATGGAGGCTGTTAAAATTGATAATTCTCAACGTTGGCAAAACCTACATTGGCGCTCTATTCAATCAGCTTATCGTTCTTCTCCTTATTTTGAATATTATGAAGATGAAATTTTACCTTTTTATGAAGAAAAGTATGAAGTATTAGTAGAGTTTAACGAGGCGATTCAAAATAAAATTGTTGAGCTATTAGATCTTGATAGTCAATTTTTAAAAACAGAAAGTTATCAAAAAATAGCAACTAATGATTTTCGTGATTTAATACATCCTAAAAAAGAAGCAACTTCAAATTATCAAGAAGAAGAATACACTCAGGTTTTTTCCGATAGAAATGGTTTTATCCCCAACCTCAGTATTTTAGATTTATTATTTAATGAAGGGCCAAATGCTATTAATTTTTTAGGGTAA
- a CDS encoding alpha/beta hydrolase, whose translation MNKKQLIIPTKRERDILADISYKDNDKDKPLVIFCHGYKGYKDWGAWNLVAEAFVQAGFVFLKFNFSHNGGTLAQPIDFPDLQAFGENTYTKEVEDLHTVINWAQANNGLPILKDSITLIGHSRGGGIVSIVAKEHKAVRKLVTWAGVSDYKKRFPKKEKFEAWKDQGVFYVKNGRTKQDMPHFFSFYTDFVENEQRLTIKGAIKQLNKPQLIIHGDQDEAVSIKEAEALKLWNPKAVLKLVKGGNHTFGSKHPWKEIALPNHLQTIVNETIDFI comes from the coding sequence ATGAATAAAAAGCAACTAATTATACCTACCAAGAGAGAACGAGATATCTTAGCCGATATCAGTTATAAAGACAATGATAAAGATAAACCATTGGTCATCTTTTGTCATGGTTATAAAGGCTACAAAGATTGGGGGGCTTGGAATTTAGTTGCAGAAGCATTTGTACAAGCTGGTTTTGTATTTTTAAAGTTCAATTTTTCTCATAATGGGGGAACTTTAGCACAACCAATAGACTTCCCAGATTTACAAGCTTTTGGAGAAAACACCTATACCAAAGAAGTTGAGGACTTACATACTGTAATTAACTGGGCTCAAGCCAATAATGGTTTGCCAATTTTAAAAGATTCGATAACTTTAATTGGACATAGTAGAGGAGGAGGGATTGTTTCTATTGTGGCAAAAGAGCACAAGGCCGTAAGAAAGTTAGTAACTTGGGCAGGTGTTTCAGATTATAAAAAGCGCTTTCCTAAAAAAGAAAAGTTTGAAGCATGGAAAGACCAAGGCGTTTTTTATGTCAAAAATGGAAGAACGAAACAAGATATGCCTCATTTTTTCTCTTTTTATACAGATTTTGTTGAGAATGAGCAGCGGTTAACCATTAAAGGGGCGATTAAACAGCTTAATAAACCACAACTGATTATTCATGGAGATCAAGATGAAGCCGTTTCAATTAAAGAGGCAGAGGCTTTAAAATTATGGAATCCTAAAGCTGTATTAAAGCTTGTTAAAGGGGGAAACCATACTTTTGGTAGCAAACATCCATGGAAAGAAATAGCTTTACCCAATCATTTACAAACTATAGTCAATGAAACAATAGATTTTATTTAA
- a CDS encoding glycosyltransferase family 9 protein, whose protein sequence is MKKVLVIRFSAMGDVALTAPVIHAALEQNPHLEIKYLSRGFFQPLFNLYPSFSFKSADLKGKHKGINGLRKLYKELKVEKFDAVLDLHDVLRTKILRSFFRLAGVPVYVIDKGRKEKQELIAGKIPFQALKHTQIRYVEVFKKAGVQVELKKDAFLTIEVNSKVEQFINASIGQYQKIIGIAPFAAHKSKELGLPKIKALIQALTQEEENFVVLFGGGEQEQQLLEELANQFSNCESIVGKLKFEEELMLMSKLEVMVAMDSGNMHLAALVNTKVVSIWGATHPYLGFSPYNNEAYMVQVPKEELPCRPCTVYGKLKSEADQQCAQQAMEKISIEMILEAMKRGG, encoded by the coding sequence ATGAAAAAAGTTCTTGTAATAAGATTCTCAGCAATGGGAGATGTTGCGCTTACAGCTCCAGTTATTCATGCTGCTTTGGAGCAAAATCCACACTTAGAAATCAAATACTTATCACGCGGTTTTTTTCAACCTCTATTTAATCTTTATCCAAGTTTTTCTTTTAAATCAGCAGATTTAAAAGGAAAACATAAAGGGATTAATGGGTTGAGAAAATTGTATAAAGAATTAAAGGTCGAAAAGTTTGATGCAGTTCTTGATTTACATGATGTATTAAGAACGAAAATTCTACGTTCCTTTTTTAGATTAGCTGGAGTTCCTGTTTATGTAATAGATAAAGGGAGGAAAGAAAAACAGGAATTAATCGCTGGTAAAATTCCATTCCAAGCGTTAAAACATACACAAATACGATATGTTGAGGTATTCAAAAAAGCAGGTGTTCAGGTTGAATTAAAAAAAGATGCTTTCTTAACTATTGAAGTTAATTCGAAAGTGGAGCAGTTTATCAATGCTTCAATAGGACAATATCAAAAAATAATTGGAATTGCCCCATTTGCCGCCCATAAAAGTAAAGAATTAGGATTACCAAAAATCAAGGCGTTAATTCAAGCACTCACGCAAGAAGAGGAGAATTTTGTTGTATTGTTTGGTGGAGGAGAGCAAGAACAGCAGTTGTTAGAAGAGCTAGCGAATCAATTTTCGAATTGTGAATCAATTGTAGGGAAATTAAAGTTTGAAGAAGAGTTAATGTTGATGAGTAAATTGGAAGTAATGGTAGCTATGGATAGTGGTAATATGCATTTAGCAGCATTAGTAAATACTAAAGTTGTTTCCATTTGGGGAGCTACACATCCCTATCTAGGTTTTTCTCCATATAACAATGAAGCATATATGGTTCAAGTACCAAAAGAAGAGCTGCCATGTAGGCCCTGTACTGTATATGGAAAACTAAAATCAGAGGCAGATCAACAATGTGCTCAACAAGCAATGGAGAAAATTTCAATTGAGATGATTCTGGAGGCGATGAAAAGAGGTGGGTAA
- a CDS encoding 3-hydroxyanthranilate 3,4-dioxygenase — protein MSIALPFNFHQWIEENQDKLKPPVANKNMYPLSEDYIVMVVGGPNARKDYHFNETEELFYQLKGDILVKIQQEGKAVEVPIKEGEMFLLPANIPHSPIRSEGSIGLVIERVRKGKGFKDGLLWFCDHCNNKLFEEYFELKDIEKDFLPVFRKYYGSQELRTCNSCGAEMEVDERFV, from the coding sequence ATGTCAATTGCTTTACCATTTAATTTCCATCAATGGATAGAAGAAAACCAAGATAAATTAAAGCCACCTGTAGCCAATAAAAATATGTATCCACTTTCGGAGGATTACATTGTTATGGTTGTTGGTGGACCAAATGCTAGAAAAGATTATCATTTCAATGAAACAGAAGAGCTATTTTATCAACTCAAAGGAGATATTTTAGTCAAAATACAACAAGAGGGTAAAGCGGTTGAGGTCCCAATTAAAGAAGGAGAAATGTTTTTATTACCTGCTAATATTCCACATTCTCCGATTAGAAGTGAAGGGTCTATAGGTTTAGTAATTGAAAGAGTACGTAAAGGTAAAGGCTTTAAAGATGGTTTATTATGGTTTTGTGATCACTGCAATAACAAATTATTTGAGGAATATTTCGAATTAAAAGACATAGAAAAAGATTTTTTACCAGTTTTTAGAAAATATTATGGTTCTCAAGAATTAAGAACTTGTAATTCATGTGGAGCTGAAATGGAAGTAGACGAACGATTTGTGTAA
- a CDS encoding pirin family protein, giving the protein MNTSNIISVNPLGFPWETQDPFLFCAHHRDEYPHGNQDLGPNVSLEGRNIGQDFVVKDGWRMYHGNRVPGFPYHPHRGFETVTIAKEGIVDHSDSLGASGRFGAGDVQWMTAGKGVQHSEMFPLINKDKDNPLEIFQVWLNLPQKDKFVEPHFKMLWREDIPQQILEDKNGKKTTVDIIAGNLGAVKALKPTPNSWAAVAEHEVMILTLKIEAGGTFYLAGSNQEVNRNLYFYQGDWLTIDQVNVPSYHSIHVKSQVELKLQAGEEDCYILILQGKPINEPVVQYGPFVMNTQEEIRTAYRDYRKTQFGGWPWPKHEQVHDVTRGRFAKHADGREEVKG; this is encoded by the coding sequence ATGAACACTTCCAATATCATAAGTGTTAACCCATTAGGATTTCCTTGGGAAACACAAGACCCGTTTTTATTTTGTGCACATCATAGAGATGAATACCCACATGGTAATCAAGATTTAGGACCTAATGTTTCGCTGGAAGGGCGAAATATTGGTCAGGATTTTGTTGTTAAAGATGGCTGGAGGATGTACCATGGTAATCGTGTTCCTGGTTTTCCATATCATCCGCATAGAGGCTTTGAAACGGTTACAATAGCTAAAGAAGGAATTGTAGATCATTCAGATTCATTAGGTGCATCTGGACGTTTTGGTGCTGGAGATGTACAATGGATGACAGCAGGTAAAGGTGTGCAACACTCTGAAATGTTTCCACTTATAAATAAAGATAAAGACAATCCTTTAGAAATTTTTCAGGTATGGTTAAACCTTCCTCAAAAAGATAAATTTGTGGAACCTCATTTTAAAATGTTGTGGAGAGAGGATATACCTCAGCAAATTTTAGAAGATAAAAATGGAAAAAAAACTACAGTAGATATTATTGCAGGTAATTTAGGAGCTGTAAAAGCTTTAAAGCCAACACCAAACTCTTGGGCGGCAGTGGCTGAACACGAGGTCATGATTTTAACACTTAAAATTGAAGCTGGCGGGACATTTTATTTAGCTGGGTCAAATCAAGAGGTAAATCGTAACTTGTATTTTTATCAAGGAGATTGGCTTACCATAGATCAAGTGAATGTACCATCTTATCATTCAATTCATGTGAAATCTCAGGTTGAATTAAAATTACAAGCAGGAGAAGAGGATTGCTATATCTTAATCCTACAAGGAAAACCAATTAATGAACCAGTTGTTCAATATGGTCCATTTGTGATGAATACACAAGAAGAAATTAGAACGGCATATCGAGACTACCGTAAAACACAGTTTGGTGGGTGGCCTTGGCCTAAACACGAGCAGGTACATGATGTAACAAGAGGAAGATTTGCTAAACATGCTGATGGTAGAGAAGAAGTCAAAGGATAA
- a CDS encoding CotH kinase family protein has product MRFIFFTILLLCFNAFSAQEKTITVSHPSQVCKSTITLSFEGNYTHLYYTTNGSIPTRNARKIDSSITINKTTALLIKAQFKTGDTLIARSYIFDTISQLPIVSITIPEEDLWDSRKGIYTRGSNAFFSDSTGHWENCNFQKKWEKAIQLVYIDTSKTEVINQACGLRIFGESTRRQPDKSLKIVARKQYGTNRFHYPFFKQKPTILAFKQLVIRTSGNDYNGTRFKDVLNAYLARNLGLDYMAYQPIRMYINGTYWGVYNLREKVNKHYLYYNHGAALDSSNIIMGRWVTQHGSRKRYKEMYDWFFKLDTMDSLAYEKAKGYFDIRNYINYRAFQIFINNVDSRGNIRYWNASNLDNKFRMILYDTDLSFGSVNKDYLAKCLSPRQTNWYNNTWSTIYFRKLMEHQEFKHDFINQYAHIMNTALHTDTIIAAVNHFEAFYKEELPRSKSELPKHFKNVPIPMEKWLNKVDHFRSFAQKRPAIARDEITRTLSKSGTFYLKIEGQHGTVNINNNYPLELPFEGLYYKNVPLPITILSKQGFGYRQQPYRIDTLLYTSKDTLVLTYDFQSIKKADKAPIKQQQEQHLVPQEKNSLLWLIAWVSIGFGGVLLIVYFKLRV; this is encoded by the coding sequence ATGCGATTTATTTTTTTTACCATATTGCTCTTGTGCTTTAATGCTTTCTCTGCTCAAGAGAAAACAATTACTGTATCTCATCCATCACAAGTTTGTAAGTCTACAATTACCTTATCTTTTGAGGGGAATTATACCCATTTATATTATACAACTAACGGTTCAATTCCCACACGTAACGCTCGAAAAATAGACTCTTCTATTACCATCAATAAAACTACAGCTTTGTTAATTAAAGCTCAATTTAAAACGGGAGATACCTTAATCGCTCGCTCTTATATTTTTGATACGATATCTCAGTTACCAATAGTTTCTATTACTATTCCAGAGGAAGATTTATGGGACAGTCGCAAAGGTATATACACACGAGGTAGCAATGCTTTTTTTAGCGATAGCACAGGCCATTGGGAAAATTGTAATTTTCAAAAAAAATGGGAAAAAGCAATTCAATTGGTTTATATTGACACTTCCAAGACCGAAGTGATTAACCAAGCTTGTGGACTTCGTATATTTGGAGAATCTACGAGAAGGCAACCTGATAAATCCCTCAAAATAGTTGCTCGAAAACAATATGGAACTAATCGTTTTCATTATCCCTTTTTTAAACAAAAGCCTACTATTTTAGCCTTTAAACAGTTAGTGATTCGAACTTCGGGAAATGATTACAATGGGACCCGTTTTAAAGATGTATTGAACGCTTATTTAGCACGAAATTTAGGTTTAGATTATATGGCCTATCAACCTATTAGAATGTACATCAATGGTACTTATTGGGGCGTATATAATTTAAGAGAAAAAGTAAACAAGCATTATTTATACTATAATCATGGAGCAGCCCTAGATAGTAGTAATATTATTATGGGACGCTGGGTTACCCAACATGGTAGTCGTAAACGTTATAAAGAAATGTATGACTGGTTTTTTAAATTGGATACCATGGATAGTTTGGCTTATGAAAAAGCTAAGGGTTACTTTGATATTCGGAACTATATTAATTATCGTGCTTTTCAAATTTTTATAAACAATGTAGATTCTAGGGGAAACATACGGTATTGGAATGCTTCTAATTTGGATAATAAATTTAGGATGATTTTATACGATACTGATTTAAGTTTTGGAAGTGTTAATAAAGATTATTTGGCTAAATGTTTAAGCCCTAGGCAAACCAACTGGTATAACAATACTTGGAGTACAATTTACTTTAGGAAATTAATGGAGCACCAAGAATTTAAACACGATTTTATTAATCAATACGCCCATATAATGAATACTGCACTACATACAGATACGATTATTGCTGCTGTTAATCATTTTGAAGCTTTTTATAAAGAGGAACTCCCTCGTTCTAAATCAGAACTTCCAAAACATTTTAAAAATGTACCTATTCCTATGGAAAAATGGCTGAATAAAGTGGACCACTTTCGCTCTTTTGCCCAAAAAAGGCCAGCTATTGCGCGTGATGAAATTACCAGAACGCTTTCTAAATCTGGAACTTTTTATTTAAAAATAGAGGGGCAACATGGTACAGTAAATATCAATAATAATTATCCTCTTGAATTGCCCTTTGAAGGGCTCTATTACAAAAACGTTCCACTTCCCATTACTATTTTGAGTAAACAAGGTTTTGGATACCGTCAACAACCGTATCGTATTGATACACTGCTTTATACCTCTAAGGACACCCTAGTCTTAACCTATGATTTTCAGTCCATTAAAAAAGCAGATAAAGCCCCTATTAAACAACAGCAAGAGCAACACCTCGTTCCTCAAGAGAAGAATAGTCTTCTTTGGCTAATTGCTTGGGTTTCGATTGGATTTGGAGGAGTTTTATTGATTGTTTATTTTAAACTTAGGGTTTAA
- the mnmD gene encoding tRNA (5-methylaminomethyl-2-thiouridine)(34)-methyltransferase MnmD, with translation MNKLELKISNDGSHTLYRPDIDETYHSIHGAIQEAEHVFIQTGLAPLVKKKGMLTLLEMGLGTGLNALLTANYSYLVKQQIHYIGLEAFPVAKALIEKLNYVGLIGGTSQKHFNAIHDSQWGGIGVVNNYMTLQKVEQKLEDFTPHKTIDLVYYDAFGPNSQAEVWDIQLFKKLCHYMHHGGVLVTYCAKGQVRRDLQTAGFIVERLPGPPGKREMLRAIKP, from the coding sequence ATGAATAAACTAGAACTTAAGATTTCCAATGATGGTTCGCATACTTTATATCGACCAGATATAGATGAAACTTATCATTCGATTCATGGAGCAATTCAAGAAGCTGAACATGTTTTTATTCAAACAGGATTAGCACCTTTAGTTAAGAAGAAAGGAATGTTGACGCTCTTAGAAATGGGGCTGGGGACTGGATTAAATGCCTTATTGACTGCTAATTATTCCTATTTAGTCAAACAACAAATACATTATATAGGCCTAGAAGCATTTCCTGTAGCTAAAGCGTTGATCGAAAAGTTAAATTATGTAGGTTTAATTGGAGGAACAAGTCAAAAGCATTTTAATGCCATTCACGATAGTCAATGGGGAGGGATAGGAGTTGTCAATAATTATATGACGCTTCAAAAGGTAGAGCAAAAATTAGAAGATTTTACACCTCATAAAACGATTGATTTAGTTTATTATGATGCCTTTGGACCCAATTCCCAAGCAGAAGTATGGGATATTCAATTGTTTAAGAAATTATGTCATTATATGCATCATGGAGGGGTATTGGTTACTTATTGCGCAAAAGGGCAAGTAAGAAGAGATTTACAAACAGCTGGTTTTATCGTAGAACGCTTACCAGGACCTCCTGGAAAAAGAGAAATGCTAAGAGCAATTAAACCCTAA
- a CDS encoding proline dehydrogenase family protein, with protein sequence MPIDFNDTEVAFKGKSSFQLQKAYWLFKIVSSKTMVAVGSAVTKTALTLRLPINYPIKKTIFQQFCGGEYINECDATIKELSAFNIGTILDYSVEGKESNDDLDATTNEIIKTIEKAKNNEGIPFAVFKPTGVSKFSLLEKANEGIAQLSPEDHAEYQKVIDRIDKICKKAFELKVPVFVDAEDSWIQDAIDRIVDEMMLRYNQEEVYVYNTIQMYRWDRLEFLKASHAKAKANGYKLGIKLVRGAYMEKERARALEKGYPSPIQENKEASDKDYDLALTYCVENVEDIALCGGTHNEKSSLHLASLIDKNGIAKNDKRIYFAQLLGMSDHISYNLANAGYNVAKYVPYGPIREVLPYLIRRAEENTSVSGQTGRELSLIIKERNRRKGKSN encoded by the coding sequence ATGCCCATAGATTTTAACGATACAGAGGTTGCATTTAAAGGAAAATCATCTTTTCAATTGCAAAAAGCATATTGGTTATTTAAAATTGTAAGTAGTAAAACAATGGTAGCTGTGGGAAGTGCAGTAACAAAAACAGCACTGACTTTAAGACTGCCCATTAATTACCCTATCAAAAAGACCATCTTTCAGCAATTTTGTGGAGGAGAATATATCAATGAATGTGATGCTACGATAAAAGAACTTTCTGCATTTAATATTGGAACTATACTCGATTATTCTGTCGAAGGAAAAGAAAGTAATGATGACTTAGATGCTACAACCAATGAGATCATTAAAACAATAGAAAAGGCTAAAAATAATGAGGGGATTCCCTTTGCAGTTTTTAAGCCTACTGGTGTATCTAAATTTTCTTTGTTAGAGAAGGCTAATGAAGGTATAGCACAATTATCTCCTGAGGATCATGCAGAATACCAAAAAGTTATTGATAGAATTGATAAAATTTGTAAGAAAGCGTTCGAATTAAAAGTACCAGTATTTGTTGATGCTGAGGATAGTTGGATTCAAGATGCTATAGACCGAATTGTCGATGAAATGATGCTACGTTACAATCAAGAAGAAGTCTACGTATACAATACCATTCAAATGTATCGCTGGGATCGGCTTGAATTTTTAAAAGCTTCGCATGCTAAGGCTAAAGCAAACGGTTATAAACTTGGGATTAAGTTAGTAAGAGGGGCTTATATGGAAAAAGAACGTGCTAGAGCATTGGAAAAAGGCTATCCAAGTCCAATTCAAGAGAATAAAGAAGCTTCCGATAAAGATTATGATTTAGCTTTAACGTATTGTGTTGAAAATGTAGAAGATATTGCCCTGTGTGGTGGAACTCACAATGAAAAAAGTAGTTTGCATTTAGCCAGTTTAATTGATAAAAATGGTATCGCTAAAAATGATAAACGTATTTATTTTGCACAGTTATTAGGAATGAGCGATCACATTAGTTATAACTTGGCAAACGCTGGATATAATGTCGCGAAATATGTCCCTTATGGACCAATTCGAGAAGTTTTACCATACTTAATAAGAAGAGCTGAAGAAAATACCTCTGTTTCTGGTCAAACTGGTAGAGAATTGTCTCTAATTATTAAAGAACGAAACAGGAGAAAAGGGAAAAGTAATTAG
- a CDS encoding response regulator transcription factor: protein MNISVVIADDSDIIRTGLRHILDQSSSIHVCADVDNAQKLMDAIDEYKPNVILLDYTAKGFDLATISNIKIKNNYIKLIGITHHPSKKLVDAALSNGIMSHIKKDCPAQEIIDAVIDSANNKHFFCGEVLELLKQESIDAEVEDEPLNCSPISLSDRELDVVKLISEGYTNAQIAVVLHISNHTVNTHRKNIMRKLGISNTAGIVMFAVKTNLVSPDKFEFSPSENN, encoded by the coding sequence ATGAATATTTCGGTTGTTATAGCAGATGATAGTGATATTATTCGTACTGGTCTTAGACATATTTTAGATCAGTCGAGTAGTATTCATGTTTGTGCAGATGTTGATAATGCACAAAAATTGATGGATGCAATAGACGAATATAAACCTAATGTTATTCTTCTAGATTATACTGCAAAAGGATTTGATTTAGCGACCATTTCTAATATTAAAATCAAAAATAATTACATCAAACTTATTGGAATTACTCATCACCCTAGTAAAAAGTTAGTTGACGCTGCTCTTTCTAATGGAATCATGAGTCATATCAAAAAGGATTGTCCAGCTCAAGAAATTATTGACGCAGTAATTGACTCTGCCAACAACAAACATTTCTTCTGTGGGGAGGTTTTGGAACTTTTAAAACAAGAAAGTATAGACGCTGAAGTTGAAGATGAGCCATTAAACTGCTCTCCTATTTCTTTGTCTGACCGTGAACTAGATGTCGTTAAGTTAATCTCCGAAGGTTATACCAATGCTCAAATTGCTGTTGTTTTACACATCAGTAATCACACTGTAAACACACACAGAAAAAACATCATGCGTAAATTGGGAATTAGTAATACTGCTGGAATTGTAATGTTTGCAGTAAAAACTAACCTTGTAAGCCCTGATAAATTTGAGTTTTCTCCTTCAGAAAATAATTAA